The Croceicoccus marinus genome contains a region encoding:
- a CDS encoding MGH1-like glycoside hydrolase domain-containing protein: MVLRRTALSLAAALLAGAASAPAMAQQLDHQQIAAEHFGNDAPWYRDRIPFFESADPRLDAVYYYRWSIFRAHQRDLGEQGYITTEFADDVSWQREPYASLNDATGFHIAEGRWLNDRRFTHDYINFMYHGGNNRHFTDYMADSVWGRYLVDGDGMAVRRHLPVMRYNYGLWEDHYDWSKRLYYIEPLLDATEYTVSSIDASGGEDGFRGGDSFRPSINSYMVANARAISRIADMAGDEALSAQFAERADQLQQRMIADLWNPALGHFTDRYKVDNEHVDYWDFIRARELAGYLPWTFDLAPDDAKHASAWSHLLDPASLKGDAGMRTVEKPYEYYRKQYRYLGDAPECQWNGPIWPYQTTQVLTGMANLLDHYDHTGPITRSEYMRLLREYADLHYQGDLLDLEEDYHPETGKPIVGLDRSHHYFHSGFIDLILTGLVGIRPRADDMLEINPLLPDAGDAQALAWFRVEDVPYHGRRIAVAWDADGSHYGKGRGLSIEVDGQEVARRGTLGRLTVPVTRAGAAPIRRDINRAVQLVRGDFPMASASSSTDTEALHDAIDGRTWFYPELPNGWDSAPSTGEQWYAVDFGKSVRVDRAELAFFDDGATFAAPSAVAIEYWQDGSWHPLARGAAVPNGITDLQWSSREVTRLRAVMKPTGGRAIRLAEFKALTSEQAKQ, from the coding sequence ATGGTGCTACGCCGGACCGCCCTGAGCCTTGCCGCCGCCCTGCTTGCGGGGGCCGCGAGCGCTCCTGCCATGGCGCAGCAGCTTGATCACCAGCAGATCGCCGCCGAGCATTTCGGCAATGACGCGCCGTGGTACCGCGACCGCATCCCCTTTTTCGAAAGCGCCGATCCGCGGCTCGATGCGGTCTACTACTATCGCTGGTCGATCTTCCGCGCGCACCAGCGCGACTTGGGCGAGCAGGGTTACATCACCACCGAATTCGCCGATGACGTCAGCTGGCAGCGCGAACCCTATGCGAGCCTGAACGATGCCACCGGCTTCCATATCGCCGAGGGGCGCTGGCTGAACGACCGGCGCTTCACCCACGACTATATCAACTTCATGTATCATGGCGGAAACAACCGCCACTTCACTGATTATATGGCGGATTCCGTCTGGGGCCGCTATCTGGTCGACGGCGACGGCATGGCGGTTCGGCGCCACTTGCCGGTGATGCGCTACAATTACGGATTGTGGGAGGATCACTACGACTGGTCCAAGCGGCTCTATTATATCGAGCCGCTGCTGGACGCGACCGAATATACCGTCTCCTCCATCGACGCCTCGGGCGGAGAGGACGGGTTTCGCGGCGGTGACAGCTTCAGGCCGTCGATCAACAGCTATATGGTCGCCAATGCGCGCGCCATTTCCCGGATCGCGGACATGGCGGGCGACGAGGCACTGTCGGCGCAATTCGCCGAGCGTGCCGACCAGTTGCAGCAGCGCATGATCGCCGATTTGTGGAACCCGGCGCTTGGCCATTTCACCGACCGCTACAAGGTCGATAACGAGCATGTCGACTACTGGGACTTCATTCGCGCGCGCGAACTGGCCGGCTATCTGCCGTGGACCTTCGACTTGGCGCCCGACGACGCAAAACATGCATCCGCTTGGTCGCATCTGCTCGACCCTGCCTCGCTGAAGGGCGACGCGGGAATGCGGACGGTCGAGAAGCCCTACGAATATTACAGGAAGCAGTATCGCTATCTGGGCGATGCCCCCGAATGCCAGTGGAACGGCCCGATCTGGCCCTATCAGACGACGCAGGTCCTGACCGGCATGGCCAATCTGCTGGACCATTACGACCACACGGGGCCGATCACGCGCAGCGAATACATGCGGCTGCTGCGCGAATATGCCGATTTGCATTACCAAGGCGATCTGCTGGACCTGGAGGAAGACTATCATCCGGAGACGGGCAAGCCGATCGTCGGGCTGGACCGAAGCCACCACTATTTTCATTCCGGCTTCATCGACCTGATCCTGACCGGCCTTGTCGGCATAAGGCCGCGGGCCGACGACATGCTCGAAATCAACCCGCTGCTGCCCGATGCGGGCGACGCGCAGGCACTGGCCTGGTTCCGCGTCGAGGACGTGCCCTATCACGGCCGGCGCATCGCCGTGGCCTGGGATGCCGACGGGTCGCATTACGGCAAGGGACGCGGCCTCTCGATCGAAGTGGATGGGCAGGAAGTCGCGCGGCGGGGGACATTGGGCCGGCTGACCGTGCCCGTCACCCGCGCCGGGGCCGCGCCGATCCGGCGTGACATCAACCGCGCGGTCCAGCTGGTTCGCGGCGATTTTCCGATGGCCAGTGCCTCCAGCAGCACCGATACCGAGGCACTGCACGACGCAATCGACGGCAGGACGTGGTTCTATCCCGAACTTCCCAACGGCTGGGACTCAGCGCCATCGACCGGCGAGCAGTGGTATGCGGTGGACTTCGGCAAGTCGGTCCGTGTCGACAGGGCGGAGCTTGCCTTTTTCGACGACGGCGCGACATTCGCGGCGCCTTCCGCGGTTGCCATCGAATACTGGCAGGACGGAAGCTGGCATCCACTTGCGCGCGGCGCGGCGGTGCCCAACGGCATCACCGATCTGCAATGGAGCAGCCGGGAAGTCACGCGCCTGCGGGCGGTTATGAAGCCGACTGGCGGACGCGCGATCCGGCTGGCGGAGTTCAAGGCGCTGACTTCGGAGCAGGCGAAGCAGTAG